From a single Mycolicibacterium mengxianglii genomic region:
- a CDS encoding DUF2469 domain-containing protein → MSAEDLEKYETEMELSLYREYKDIVGQFSYVVETERRFYLANSVELIPRNSDGEVYFELRLADAWVWDMYRPARFVKQVRVITFKDVNIEEVEKPELRLPE, encoded by the coding sequence ATGAGCGCTGAGGATCTCGAAAAGTATGAGACCGAGATGGAGCTCTCGCTGTACCGCGAATACAAAGACATCGTCGGTCAGTTCAGCTACGTGGTGGAGACCGAGCGCCGGTTCTACCTCGCCAACAGCGTCGAACTGATCCCGCGCAACTCCGACGGCGAGGTCTACTTCGAGCTGCGGTTGGCCGACGCCTGGGTATGGGACATGTACCGGCCGGCCCGGTTCGTCAAACAGGTGCGCGTCATCACATTCAAGGACGTCAACATCGAAGAGGTCGAAAAGCCCGAGCTTCGGCTTCCGGAGTAG
- a CDS encoding aminobutyraldehyde dehydrogenase, with protein MTFHRKMFIDGSWTDASGGAVDQVPAPATGEAFAEIAHGTAADVDRAVAAAHAAFPDWARTPVGERARAFLKLADRIEEDQRTLAEIESQNVGKPIGLALEEMEMIPDHLRFFAGGARTMEGRAAAEFVRGKTSIIRRDPLGVVGSVAPWNYPLLMAIWKISPALLTGNTLVLKPSEHTPFSVLRLAELAQDLFPAGVFNVVTGDGKDVGARLVAHPTVRMSSLTGSVETGRALMHASADSNLKRLHLELGGKAPVLVYSDADVSLAVAKIMEGAFCNSGQDCMAASRLYVHDAVHDDLVSGLEKAVKELDLGDIASEDTSMGPVITAAHRDRVEGFVARAKATGHTELIQGDNPGTGFYTAPTVVVGARQGDEIVSTEVFGPVTSVTRFGDNDDVIAWANDTEYGLAASVFTNDLARAMTAASDLQFGTVWINDHLPVTPEMPHGGFKQSGNGKDMSVYALEEYTEVKHVMINRESA; from the coding sequence GGGGAGGCATTCGCAGAGATCGCTCACGGCACCGCAGCCGACGTCGATCGTGCAGTAGCCGCCGCGCACGCTGCATTTCCCGACTGGGCCCGGACACCGGTGGGCGAGCGGGCCCGGGCGTTCCTCAAGCTCGCCGACCGCATCGAAGAAGACCAGCGCACACTCGCCGAAATCGAATCGCAGAACGTCGGTAAACCGATCGGGCTGGCACTCGAAGAGATGGAGATGATTCCCGATCATCTGCGGTTCTTCGCCGGCGGCGCCCGCACCATGGAAGGTCGCGCAGCGGCCGAGTTCGTCCGGGGCAAGACCAGCATCATCCGCCGCGACCCGTTGGGTGTTGTCGGTTCTGTGGCCCCCTGGAACTACCCGCTGCTGATGGCGATCTGGAAGATCTCCCCGGCGCTGCTGACCGGAAACACGCTGGTGCTCAAACCCTCTGAGCACACCCCCTTCTCCGTTCTGCGCCTCGCCGAGCTGGCACAAGACCTGTTCCCCGCCGGTGTGTTCAACGTCGTCACCGGCGACGGGAAAGACGTCGGCGCCAGGCTCGTCGCCCATCCGACCGTGCGGATGTCTTCGCTGACCGGATCGGTGGAGACCGGGCGCGCCTTGATGCACGCCTCTGCTGATTCCAACCTCAAGCGGTTGCATCTGGAACTCGGCGGCAAGGCGCCGGTCCTGGTGTACTCCGACGCCGACGTTTCACTGGCCGTCGCCAAGATCATGGAAGGCGCGTTCTGCAACTCCGGTCAGGACTGTATGGCGGCTTCGCGGTTGTACGTCCACGATGCGGTACACGACGATCTGGTGTCCGGTCTCGAAAAGGCGGTCAAAGAACTCGATCTCGGGGACATCGCCAGCGAGGACACCTCCATGGGCCCGGTGATCACCGCCGCCCACCGGGATCGAGTCGAGGGCTTCGTGGCCCGCGCGAAGGCGACAGGCCACACCGAGCTGATCCAGGGCGACAACCCCGGCACCGGTTTCTACACCGCCCCCACTGTCGTCGTCGGGGCCCGTCAGGGCGACGAGATCGTCAGCACCGAGGTGTTCGGACCGGTCACCTCGGTGACCAGATTCGGCGATAACGACGATGTCATCGCCTGGGCCAACGACACCGAATACGGTCTCGCGGCGTCGGTGTTCACCAATGACCTCGCGCGGGCGATGACAGCGGCCAGTGATCTCCAGTTCGGTACGGTCTGGATCAACGATCATCTGCCCGTCACTCCCGAGATGCCGCACGGCGGCTTCAAGCAGTCCGGCAACGGCAAAGACATGTCGGTGTACGCGCTCGAGGAGTACACCGAGGTCAAGCACGTGATGATCAACCGTGAGAGCGCCTGA
- a CDS encoding phytoene desaturase family protein, translating into MSTTPDYDAIVIGAGHNGLVTANYLARAGKRVLVLEARSVVGGACVTEELIPGSKWSSCAFIAGLLRPEIIEELELKKFGLNLYQGDALSFSLFRDGSSFTMWKETDRTLRELEKINKKDAQAFLDFGVRLQRFAGLVTPYLLTSPPERSEVLAAFEAAGEQTLFDEFTLLSVRDLLDRYFEDERLKSMLTFFGMVSIFGGPSTPGTAYTYGHHSWGEFNGAFGQFGLARGGMGAISEALAAGARHHGATIRTSSPVDKVVVERGVATGVRLQDGTVITARQVFSNADPKRSLLRFVEPGVLPSRLVRDVENIDTRGSMARIHLLIDELPQYLPFSDAAAGPQHHGHQLLGPSREAFEEAAEAQRRGTFPSTFVIEAVTQSVTDDTLAPAGLHTMSLGIQQLPSELTGTTWAAEKDKWADLVLEDLFTYAPNLRDHIVDRVVITPDDLDSEYLITDGNIFHGSMMLDQLFGARPIPELANYRTPVSNYYLCGSGTHPGGGVMGANGHNAAKVALADAAGVTTPDRPGTQQPRGEKQPWQQRLVGALMATRSGRWVGYHAARQPALRRITAYAARVR; encoded by the coding sequence ATGTCGACAACACCGGACTACGACGCCATCGTGATCGGCGCCGGGCACAACGGACTGGTCACCGCGAACTATCTCGCCCGCGCCGGTAAGCGCGTACTGGTTCTCGAGGCGCGCTCCGTCGTCGGCGGCGCCTGTGTGACCGAGGAACTCATCCCCGGCTCGAAGTGGTCCTCGTGCGCGTTCATCGCCGGCCTGTTACGGCCGGAAATCATCGAGGAACTGGAACTGAAGAAGTTCGGCCTGAACCTCTACCAGGGTGATGCACTGTCGTTCAGCCTCTTTCGCGACGGCAGCTCGTTCACCATGTGGAAAGAGACCGACCGCACTCTTCGTGAGCTCGAGAAGATCAACAAGAAGGACGCACAGGCCTTCCTCGATTTCGGAGTGCGGCTTCAACGTTTCGCCGGACTGGTCACGCCCTACCTGCTCACCTCGCCGCCGGAGCGATCGGAAGTGCTCGCCGCCTTCGAGGCCGCCGGGGAACAGACGTTGTTCGACGAGTTCACCCTGTTGTCGGTCCGCGATCTCCTGGACCGCTACTTCGAGGACGAACGGCTCAAGAGCATGCTGACCTTCTTCGGGATGGTCTCGATCTTCGGCGGGCCGTCCACCCCGGGAACGGCCTACACGTACGGCCACCACTCCTGGGGTGAGTTCAACGGCGCCTTCGGTCAATTCGGCCTGGCCCGCGGTGGAATGGGTGCGATCAGCGAGGCGCTCGCCGCCGGCGCCCGCCATCATGGGGCGACCATCCGCACATCGTCGCCCGTTGACAAGGTAGTGGTCGAGCGGGGCGTGGCCACCGGCGTCCGACTGCAGGACGGCACGGTCATCACCGCGCGGCAGGTGTTCTCCAACGCCGACCCGAAGCGCTCCCTGCTGCGGTTCGTCGAACCCGGTGTGCTGCCGTCCAGGCTGGTGCGCGATGTGGAGAACATCGACACCAGGGGCTCGATGGCCAGGATTCATCTTCTGATCGACGAACTGCCGCAATATCTTCCGTTCTCCGATGCTGCCGCCGGCCCGCAACATCACGGGCACCAGCTGCTCGGACCCAGCCGGGAGGCCTTCGAGGAGGCCGCCGAGGCACAACGCCGCGGGACCTTCCCGAGCACCTTCGTCATCGAGGCCGTCACGCAGTCCGTCACCGACGACACCTTGGCGCCCGCGGGGCTGCACACCATGTCACTGGGGATACAACAACTCCCCTCTGAGCTCACCGGAACGACGTGGGCGGCAGAGAAGGACAAGTGGGCTGACCTGGTTCTCGAGGATCTCTTCACCTATGCGCCCAATCTGCGTGACCACATCGTCGATCGGGTGGTCATCACACCCGACGATCTCGACAGCGAGTACCTGATCACCGACGGGAACATCTTCCACGGCAGCATGATGCTCGACCAGCTGTTCGGAGCTCGACCGATCCCGGAGTTGGCGAACTACCGGACACCGGTGAGCAATTACTACCTGTGCGGGTCCGGCACCCACCCCGGCGGTGGCGTGATGGGCGCCAACGGTCACAACGCAGCCAAGGTGGCGTTGGCAGATGCAGCAGGCGTCACCACGCCGGATCGCCCCGGGACGCAGCAACCGCGCGGCGAGAAACAGCCGTGGCAGCAGCGCCTCGTCGGTGCCCTGATGGCCACCAGATCCGGCAGGTGGGTGGGCTACCACGCCGCTCGCCAACCTGCGTTGCGCAGGATCACCGCTTACGCCGCCCGCGTTCGCTAG
- a CDS encoding dihydroxy-acid dehydratase has translation MAPSPGGLRSAKWFAGQDVPGFVHRSAMRASGFSRMAFEGRPIVGICNSWSEVVNCNMHFRGMADAVRRGVLTAGGFPLEFPTISLGEQLMKPTTMLFRNLMAMDVEESIRAYPFDSVVLLGGCDKTVPAQLMGAASADVPAIMLTGGPAAPAVFRGKQIGVGTDLWEYIDDVRAGRMSMADYEKLEAAAGPSRGHCPEMGTASTMATLVEGLGMTLPGTAAVPAMDSRRLQVAEECGARAVGLATEGLRPSHIMTAEAFDNAITLMLAVGGSTNAIVHLLAIAGRVGIPLHLDRFHELSARTPLVVNVRPAGEHLVEQVFHAGGIPAVMKAVEDLLHPDALTVTGKTVADNLPTTAATDTSVIAALDSPFQPPNGLAVVRGNLAPDGAVIKCSAASPELLVHQGPAVVFENMKDLMARFDDPDLDVTPDSVLVLRSAGPRGAPGMPEWGQLPIPSKLLRQGVTDMVRISDARMSGTAYGTCVLHVSPESAAGGPLGLVRDGDIISLDARAGRLDMLVSDDELTTRRTEFRSQPPHAIAARGYTAMYVDRVLQADRGCDFDFLVGRSQRPEDEPDAIFEGWVGGW, from the coding sequence GTGGCACCATCGCCGGGCGGATTGCGAAGCGCCAAATGGTTTGCCGGGCAGGATGTTCCCGGGTTTGTTCACCGCTCCGCCATGCGGGCGTCCGGTTTCTCCCGGATGGCGTTCGAGGGCCGCCCGATCGTCGGGATCTGCAACTCGTGGTCTGAAGTGGTCAACTGCAACATGCATTTCCGCGGCATGGCCGATGCGGTCCGCCGGGGCGTTCTGACAGCAGGTGGGTTCCCTCTCGAGTTCCCCACCATTTCGCTGGGTGAGCAGCTGATGAAACCGACCACCATGCTGTTCCGCAACCTCATGGCCATGGATGTCGAAGAGTCCATCCGGGCATATCCGTTCGACTCCGTAGTCCTGTTGGGTGGCTGCGACAAGACGGTACCGGCGCAGCTCATGGGCGCTGCCAGCGCGGACGTCCCGGCCATCATGCTCACCGGCGGACCGGCCGCGCCGGCGGTGTTCCGGGGCAAACAAATCGGCGTAGGCACCGACCTCTGGGAGTACATCGACGACGTTCGCGCCGGACGGATGTCGATGGCCGACTACGAGAAACTCGAGGCCGCCGCCGGCCCGTCGCGGGGCCACTGCCCGGAGATGGGGACCGCGTCCACGATGGCCACACTTGTCGAAGGCCTCGGCATGACGTTGCCGGGGACGGCGGCGGTGCCGGCGATGGACTCACGCAGACTCCAGGTAGCCGAAGAGTGCGGAGCCCGGGCCGTCGGACTGGCCACCGAGGGACTGCGCCCGTCGCACATCATGACGGCCGAGGCCTTCGACAACGCGATCACACTGATGCTGGCGGTCGGGGGGTCCACCAATGCCATCGTGCATCTGCTGGCCATTGCCGGCCGAGTCGGGATCCCGTTGCACCTGGATCGCTTCCACGAACTCTCTGCGCGCACACCATTGGTGGTCAACGTGCGGCCGGCAGGAGAGCACCTGGTCGAGCAGGTCTTCCATGCCGGTGGGATACCGGCAGTCATGAAGGCCGTCGAGGATTTACTCCACCCCGATGCCTTGACGGTCACCGGGAAAACCGTCGCCGACAACCTCCCCACCACTGCGGCAACCGATACGTCCGTCATCGCCGCCCTGGACTCACCGTTCCAGCCACCGAACGGCCTGGCAGTCGTCCGCGGCAACCTCGCCCCCGACGGTGCCGTGATCAAGTGCAGCGCCGCCAGTCCCGAACTGCTGGTGCACCAGGGCCCCGCGGTCGTCTTCGAGAACATGAAGGACCTGATGGCGCGGTTCGACGACCCGGATCTCGACGTGACACCGGACTCTGTGCTCGTCCTGCGATCGGCGGGCCCACGGGGCGCTCCCGGGATGCCTGAATGGGGGCAACTGCCGATTCCCAGCAAGCTGCTCCGGCAGGGCGTCACCGACATGGTCCGCATCTCCGATGCCCGGATGAGCGGAACGGCCTACGGAACCTGCGTGCTGCACGTGAGCCCGGAATCGGCCGCGGGTGGTCCCCTGGGGTTGGTGCGTGACGGCGACATCATCAGCCTCGACGCTCGTGCGGGCAGGCTCGACATGCTGGTCAGCGACGACGAATTGACCACTCGCCGAACAGAGTTCAGATCGCAGCCGCCACACGCGATCGCTGCGCGTGGTTATACCGCGATGTATGTGGACCGGGTACTCCAAGCGGACCGAGGATGCGATTTCGACTTCCTGGTCGGACGCTCGCAGCGCCCGGAGGACGAACCGGACGCCATCTTCGAAGGCTGGGTCGGCGGCTGGTGA